The sequence TTTAAAGCAACAAAGGCTTTTTTCAAAGGCCATTAATAGCctcatgtgtgcatatgtgtaagggagagagagagttcatgTATGTCTgacagagtgcatgtgtgcacacatacatgtctATAAGCATTGTATTATTTGTACTTTACAGCTTCGATACCATTTCCTTTCACTTGTTGTTTGCCTTtaaaattttccacatttttgtaTGCCTTATTATCCCTTTATCATGTACTGTAAAGTACTTccattaattacatatttactaCAAGGACACAAACCCTCGTTTTCAATAGGACATCTTATACAGGATTATGCTATGTTTGTATGTCAGCGTATTCCGTGGACTATACTCCAATGATCCACACAAAGCAtctattatttctgttatttaaacacatgcatcatgcatgcatgtgcacaacCTGTTGCAGGTTTAAAGGAGCTTATGGTGTGTTCTAAGTAATTTCCTCCTCCACAGCTGAATCCCctctttcttgtctttctttgttAATCTCTCTCCCTacttgtctgtttgtgtcttgtCAGCGTACCACCACTTGCACTCTCTAGATGTTTTTCAGGAGCACCTTGGGACACACCTGCTGCAGGTAGGACAAGAAGCTCTCCTAATCTGCTTTTTGATTTGGCACTTCTCACGTACTGCCTGTATCTGGCAGTTTCATCCATTTAGTCTCTGGAGACTCCAAAAGAAAGTCCTTGCTTTTTAATGCTGTAGGGACACATCGGTTCTGTTATAAGGACATTCTATGCGCAACTCATTGTATAGGGGGGAATTTTGTGACAAAAGTCtatacaaaatgttttcacaaaggGATGCATTCATGATTGCCACAAGTCAAAGCTTCTGCACTTCCAGAAGTCCTTAAATCTTATCATTAAatcattgagtttttttttaatcttgcaATTGTTTTGTGGACATGTTTCCAATCAAAATAATGGGAGAAatcagaatgagagagacagaatagGGGGAAATCAGTTGTCATTCAGTGGAAATTAAAAGGTACATTCAGCCCAAAAAGATAACTATTTAGAGTACATGTACGTTTAATACAAGCTGTTCAAAATATATTATCAGCACCTCTGAAATGTCGATGATTCTTCTCCCTGTCGCCTGTCAATAATAGGTTGATAATTACACAGTATTTTGGCTGAACCTCACGGCTAGCTGTGCCCACAGCGTGACCTCTCGCATTTGCATTCCCTGTGCGTCACACCCGTAAATTACTGCCACTTAAAGCCACgccacaaaagaaaaaaaaatggcaaccCTCTCGAATGAGGTGTTTTTCATCACTCTCCATTTGGAGGGCCTTGTGATTTGGGTTATTATTCCTTTAAGCTGTCGTCTGATGGCTTCTCCATTTGCTGCTCCATTTTCATTAGCATCACGGGGAAAGATGGCTGTTTCAGGCTGCCTCTATTGCTCTGGTCCATGTCAAAACATAAAACTAATTGGGATGGCAGCCCCATTCCCAAGCGTCTGATAAGATGTCTGAAGGCAAGCAAGACATACACTTTAGGGAAGGAGCATGAGATACTGTGATGTGGTCGTCTTCAGGCAAGCTCAGACCAAGCTATGAGTGCCTGccaggtaaatgtaaatgtaaatggtaacTGTTGGTTATCTATAAAAGGTCCCTCTGCTCCTTGTGCTCACAGTGCATGgatggctttgtgtttgtgctgagcAAGGAGGGTCGCTTCCTCTATATCTCGGAGACAGTATCCATCTACCTGGGCCTGTCACAGGTGAGATGGGCTCTACTCTCCAGCATATGCAGTCCTCCCCTTAAGTTCAGcatactgtgtctgtgtgtctgtgtgtctgtgtgtctgtgtgtctgtgtgtctgtgtgtctgtgtctgtgtctgtgtctgtgtctgtgtgtgtgtgtgtgtgtgtctgtgtctgtgtgtgtgtctgtgtgtgtgtctgtgtctgtgtctgtgtctgtgtctgtgtgttggtgtgtgtgtgtgttggtgtgtgtgtgtgttggtgtgtctgtgtgagtttCAGGCTGTGGGTTCAGACACTTGATACTCACCTCTTTTGATTGACTGTGACCTCTTGCACTACGAGTGCTACATCCTGTTATTTTACCCAGATGCATAAATAATTATAGTAATTACTTGCAGCTACAATCAGAGCATCACCCTGGTGACCCAGGTCTATCTGGTGGGGACAAATGGATGGCCATCTTAAAAGGTGCATTGACTGGGCTGAAGGATAAAAAACATGTGGAGGAGGACTCAGACAGATAGGGGggaaaggagtgagagagagttaAAGAGGGAGACAGGGTAACCGAAAGAGTAATATGGGAGAGGGCAAGCCAAACAGGGCAGAGCAGAACATAAACTGCAATCTATATTGACTTTATGAGCACAGACCTAATTTTGCAGATATGAGTGGAATGgtgcactgtgattggctccACCTACCTCCACCTTGGCTTGTCTTCCCCCTCGCTCAAAGGCTTTGTGGCATGAAGGGTGTCACTCAGTCAGATGAGGTCACAGCCTCAGATGGATACTGCAGCCCAGTCATGCCTAGGGTCACATGATGCACCACCCAAATTTCACAGTGCCAAATGGAGTCCAACATTAACACGCCACATTGGGTCCTTTTGCAagtcacattaaaatgaataggCAACATTAAACTCAAATTAACCAACAGCCTTTCATATGCAACAGCACTGGTCAGAATTCTCTCATGTTTGATTGCAGGAGATAGCAGGAAGAAGAGAAATGTGTCACCTTAAACTTCATTGGAGTTATTAGAATGGAGCAATCATGTTTTGCAGCACAGGACTTCATAATTCAGAAAAGTCTAACAACAACAAGGAGTCACTAAGtacagtgcatgtgtttggAACACACCTCCCCTTGCCCCCCTTTCCAGCTCTCTGTGCCTCTGGGTAAAGTCCTAAGCAATTTCATAGGTCAGGACTTATCTGGATTCATATGGATCAAGCACTTAAGGGCACCAGTGAGAGTGCTGTGCCTCTTAATAAATGAGATTTGAACCCGCAACATGAGCCCGTGCCACTTAAGCTGTAGTTTATCTTTCCTTCCTCTGCCATGGGAATCGACCCAACACCATTAGTATTCAGTCCCCATACCCCCCCtattccctctccctctacccccctCCCATCAGTCATACACAGGTACAGAGCGTGCTCTGGTGGACTGCCCAAAATAAGGTATCAATGGTAAAGGCACCAGATTATTTAcgtttgtctgtctttctgccagTAATTCATTTAGCAAATATAGCCAAGGTGTAGTATGGCGTTACAAAAAGAAACTGGtaacaaatatacattttaactaATGAACATATACACAGTTTAAACACtgattttctaaataaaaatatgattcatGGCTGTCTCCCTACCTCGCTGTCTGTTTTGCACTTCTCACgctttccctccttctctccctgcccATGTCTCCGTGCTTTCTCCCTTACTACTTCTCAGACCACCTTCATCCCTCACTCGCTCTCTTATTCACACTCATGCTTGTTGATGGAGGCAGATTGACAGTTTACGTGTAcgttgtgcgtgtgtgtgggggggaggcaGCAAATTAAACATACAGGTGGCACACGTCCTCTTTAGACACTCCCACAGTGATGTGGTACAGTTCTTATAGGTGGCAGAGGTACTCCCCTGCATAGCCAACCAGTCAGGCAGCATTATAACACTACTGTTACAATGCCTTTTTATCAGGCAGTCTCGCTGCTGTTAGGGCTATCAGCGTCAGGTGGGCTGTGAGTCTGGTCTAAACACTGCACATGTTGCTTTCCTGAATACCACTGGTGCAATACAAGACAGAGAGATCTGTGTAGATTTGATGATTTTAAAGCTCTAAAGTTCTAAAGGGCTTCAAACCCCAGAAACaacagctgtctgtctgaggtCAGAAAGAAGGATTATAATTTTGCATGCATGGCCTCCTGGTAGAGATATGTTAAAGTGCCCACAGTCAGGTGTCGTAGCCATGAGCTGTCCCCCAGACTCACGCTGCAGAGGTGTGTCCGTTCCCTGACAGGTGGAGCTGACTGGCAGTAGTGTTTTCAACTACACCCACCCAGCTGACCatgtggagctggcagagaggaTAGGCATCAGGCCACATCTCCTGGACAAAGCTGGATACCCGTCAGCCAATGAGAAGACTTCCACCTCAGCCTCTATTACCTCATTGCCCAAGAACACAGAGTCAGGTGATTGCACTAAATGCAGATGAGCTTACTTCGTTTGGATGTATTTGTGCACCtggctatatttttaaataactgggtttcattttgtttctgtacgCTATTGTGCCAgactgtctgatttttttttgcctcaatCTTGTCTGAGTAGTGGCAGagtattgtgtgtttgtgccagttGTTATATGGATGTCATTGTCTGTCCGTCTATTTGTCTAACCACATGTCTgctcactgcagctctgtccaGCAAACTGCCTAGCAACGACAGCACTGCTGATCGCGGATTCTTCATCCGAATGAAGTCTGCCCTTACAAAACGTGGCCAACATTTTAAGTCTTCTGGGTATAAGGTCAGGCACACTGCAGAACacagtggacacacacactgaacactctCACAGAAGGTATACATAGCACACAAAAGGACATTAGTACTGAACACGCACTGAAGCACATGTACACtgaacacactctcacaagGGGATAGACTTGAACACAcactaaaaaacacacaaaagaagaCACGCACTCAACACACAAAAGGacacacatttaacaaacaCTCAAGGACACATATATTACATGCACACCAACAGAAGACTGGGTGTTAAGGAAAGAAGAGTTTACGACAGGGCTGATGGTttgccagtgagtgtgagtctCTCCGGTTTCCCTCGCAGGTGATTCACGTGACTGGCCGGATCCGCCATTACCACGCCTCGACGCCGAGCCCTCTCGCCTCCTGCACACGGCGCCCACTGGGACTGATGGCTGTGGCACACACACCATTGCCCTCCACACTCAGCGAGCTCCACCTACAAAGTCACATGTTTGCACTCCGTGCCAACATGGATCTCCAGGTCACCTACTGTGAGAACaggtacagctgcactgcacGCTAGCACTGGAAACTCAAACTGTTCAACTGCATGGTGCCATACACCTGCTCTGAACACCTGGATGCACTCATACACtctattttttcttcataattaCTATCTTTATCTTTAGATACTGCCTTTGCTACATTCTGTGCTGCACTATGTTAGCACTACATAGTTGTTCTGCACAAATACActaaatatattattcatttatcttGTACATCCACACATCTTATATGGTGggatatatattatatatatatatttaaccCACAAATTTAGCTATCTGCACTGTATATTTAACCCACATGTTTAGCTATTAGCACTGTACATTTAGCCTGCATATGATACTGAACTGTATGCTGTAACcctgcattctttttttcatgtgctaCTCCTGTACTGTAAATTAACATTACTCACCTGCTCTAGACTATAGatttatattcacattcatCACATTCAAAACTGTAATGTTTTGCAGATGCCTTTAACCAGAGAAACTTACAAAGTGAAAGGTACATAAGCACATGTCATATGGCCACAGAAAATTTCAGACTGCTTTTGATCAGTATAGGTACCCCAATAACATACACCATGTGCTAGTTTGTATCATCATTTCATATGATTGTTGTGTATAAATAGACTTTGCATCATAATTCAAAGGCCTGTAAAAAATAAGAGATGTGATCCGACCCTGATGCAGGATCTCGGAGTACATGGACCTGAGTGCAGAGGAAGTCATGGGGCATACATGTTACCGCTTCATCCATGCGGGGGACCTGGAAAGTGTCCGGAGGAGCCACCAGGACTGTGAGCGCTCCAGTCCCCGAATCTCTGTCTGTGCCCGTCTCTGTTTCCTGACCCTGTTTGGCCTGCTTGCATGTACCTTTCTATTCTCTGAGCTGTTTTGGCATCcatccatgtctgtgtgtgtcctctctcactctgcctgtgGCATGTCAGTCTCAGTCTGGTTCTGAAGCATCTGGATGGTAATGTTCGGAGCAACAGATCTATACACAGTCACTGACATGGAGCCTGAAAAAGTAGGAATATATttcaatgtgaaatatattcatgaaaaaataaataagctaaAACAGCAGTCTGTTGCTGCTAACAATGAGAGAATTGTCTCCAGCATGTTCTGATGTCATGCAGTGGAATTTAGAGAAGCAGTAAGCCCAAGCTGGAACTACACCCCAAACTTACAAGGTGACGCTTAAGTTCCTTTGTCAACTCCCTGGGCCAAAAGTTCAAGGCTTAGGCTGGGTGGTGGGGAAATGGATAAGGCATCTGTCTCTCACCTCCCATTGtcctcttccccccccctcaccctcagTGCTGCGGAAAGGGCAGGTGGTGACTGGCTACTACCGCTGGCTCCAGAGGAATGGTGGGTTCATGTGGATCCAGTCCTATGCCGCCATATCCATCAACCACAAAGCGCCCCACGAGCAAAACATCATCTGGGTCAACTACGTGATCAGGTCAGTTTTAGGGCTCCCCAAACACCTGTCTGAATTGCTTTAGAAGGTCAGTGAATGTCCGTACAGTATTGCTGTTATGTGTtgatgtcagtgtcagtcaATTCTCATGGGTTTTTCATATGCCATCTAAATGCTCTCATAATCTCAGAAATGCAACAACACATATGTAGacacatgcacttgcacacgcacacgcacacacacacattcacatacataaatataggcagatgcacatacatacagtacacatgcacaaacattcaGAAACAATTAGAGAGAAAAGCGAGAAACATAACAATGCTTAGCTATCTGAAGAATGCTAATTAGAGTGAATAGACACTAGCATGCTGAAATGGTGTTTTAGTTAATGACCACTCTCACTGTAAGAGATAATGATCTTTTTCAGCCTCCTCTGGGAAATGAACTGTACTGTCTGTACAGACCTTGATGTAGTTCTGACTTTCTAATTACTTGTACGACTTTACTTTTAagtacattgatttttttttgcttgcagtTATGGTTGTCCCTTGGCctgtttttaacattaacaattttAAAGTTCATGTCCATTAACTGTGATTCCATTTAAACACATCTAGTATCATCCTCCTAATACCATTAAATATAACAGTTTGTACAGAACTGCCttttatatttgcatgtgtCATAATAACTCATGCATCCTGCAAAAGAATATGTGTTAAACTATctatttaaagtatttaaatattCTAAATCTAAAGTCTTCCTGTGTTTCTTccttgcctctgtctctgtctttctgtatttcctgtctgtttattcttattttcatctttctcttttCTATCTTTCTGAATCTCTTgacttcactctgtctctctgtatctccttGCCTCTCTCAATATCTTCcacgtctctctctgtctcgtcCATGGCTCTCTGTATCTCCTTTTGCGTTATTCCTTCTCCCCCAATATAATTTGCCACCTTTACATTCTAAACCCCTCTACATCCCAAAGCCGAACAGAGCTGCCAGATGTTCCTCTGGACCTTTGGCAGCTGCCAGAGGGATtgagggtggagagaggaggaacaaACATTCCCTCAGTTGGTGACCCGCCACATGGCCCAGGTAGGAGACCCGTCCACCTTTCCAGATACCTCTCTGTCTGGTAGGGAGGTGTTTCCACACATACCTGCCCACTGCAGTTTTAAACATTTCCCTTTCACTTTCCTGCTTCTTCAGGCACAAAACCAATAACATACACAGAGGGTGGAAGTGTCCCAGGAACGAAGGCTGGGAGAATGTGTTCCCGCCTCCtggacagccaatcagagaagaggaggaagaggaactgGTGGGAGGCTTCCAATGACAATCCCCCAGATGCAAAGTTGGTGCTCAAAAAATCTTGGAAAGAGGGGGACGACAGCCCATCTGTTTCAGCTTCATCTCACAGTGgcagtgaaggagagggagagaaagagaggcataCCAAGAGGCTGAAACGCGAGGAGGTGTTTCAGGGGCGAGGTGTCAAAgtgaaggggaggagggagctGGACGGTGGGGCAGTGATCCGGCATTTAAAGAGCACAGCCATCACTGCACCTTCCAGCATAAAGACAGAGCAGGAGCCAATGACAGAAGATGACTCAGACCACAGCCATCAGGACCTCTCTGTTCTGACATTATCAAGGACGCAAAATGGCTATCACTCCCCCACCACTCTGGACTCCACTCTAACTCTGCCCCAAGGGGCTGAACTCTCAAAGGGTCAGGCGACACCCTCTTTGCCTCTGTCTGGCTCCCCGTTGCTAGGGGAGGAGCCATCCATCCCTAGGGGGCGGGGCTCTGACACAGAGCTGCCACATAGACTGCCAGTCCGCCAGAGGGTGCTCcaccctttctccctctgttcccagcGATCCCATGGGCAGTATGCCCCCAGTACCATCCGCTACGCCCCTGCTGAGGTGCCCCCACCCACCCCGGAAGGGTTCACCACAGGCCCTAAACAATTCCTCCCCATTCCCTCACCTCCAGAGGACCAACGCCCTGCCCCTCCACCCCGGGCTCTCCACCACCAGTCTCCTCAGGATGACAGCTCATGTGAACTCTGACCTGCTGGACCCCACAGTCAAGTGCAAGAACTGAGATAGCAAGAGGGATGAGTGGAGACaaatggagagagtgagaggagagagacaaatcGTTTCGGGGGAGGATAAGTGAGGGAAGAACACATATGAATACAGATATATCCCTGAGAACAGAACTGTTGGCATtgacaacttaaaaaaaaaaaaaaaatgttaagctTCAACATGTCATTGGCCAAAGCTGAATAGTTACAGTTGCTATGGTTCCTGAGCTTAcctttgtttcctctgtgtgctgtaaatagctaatttttgcttttcttttgtgcCAGGAACTCCTGGAAAGGTGAGATTCTGTAACTTGAATGCACTGCGGGCCTGATATGCGTGTGGTAGTAAACTTTATGGCTCAGAATTCAAAAAGTATTTTGTGTgaggaaacacagaaatgtgaattTATATATGAGTTCCGTGAGGCCATGTGTACATACGGGTTCCACGTTTTGTGAATATGCCACTAAGTCTCaaacttaaaatattaaatgagaTACTGTAAAAACTGTTAAAGGTGATTgtaagtgaaagtgaaagtaagTTTTAATCTCTTAATATATAATCACACAACATGGTGcaggaaataaatgtattttggcCAGAAGGGTGTACCATTACAGGAATGTGTTGTGCCAATACTAATGACCTTAGCATAGGTTTAAAAACTCCAGCTTGGATCACTAGTCCACTGGCCTCCATTGTAACGAGCTATTCCATGTAAGAGAATGAACCCCGTGAGTCTGTTCCTAATGTTAGAGGTGAAACTCAAGGTTAAAACCACTGCTAAAGTTGTAGAAATTAGCCAGCAGGGTTTATGGTGTGCAGGTTATGCTGATTGCTGCATGCTCAGTAAGTGTCGTCTATTTTAAAGGCTATGAGGTAGGGTACTACTAAAGTAgagcag comes from Megalops cyprinoides isolate fMegCyp1 chromosome 3, fMegCyp1.pri, whole genome shotgun sequence and encodes:
- the LOC118774386 gene encoding neuronal PAS domain-containing protein 3-like translates to MAVVPFVREGKCVGLGWDLLNGLLVKSPTLPCLQNLRREKSRNAARSRRGKENLEFYELGRLLPLPSAITSQLDKATIVRLTVSYLRMHHFAIQGDPPWRPLLDGGPNSTSAYHHLHSLDVFQEHLGTHLLQCMDGFVFVLSKEGRFLYISETVSIYLGLSQVELTGSSVFNYTHPADHVELAERIGIRPHLLDKAGYPSANEKTSTSASITSLPKNTESALSSKLPSNDSTADRGFFIRMKSALTKRGQHFKSSGYKVIHVTGRIRHYHASTPSPLASCTRRPLGLMAVAHTPLPSTLSELHLQSHMFALRANMDLQVTYCENRISEYMDLSAEEVMGHTCYRFIHAGDLESVRRSHQDLLRKGQVVTGYYRWLQRNGGFMWIQSYAAISINHKAPHEQNIIWVNYVISRTELPDVPLDLWQLPEGLRVERGGTNIPSVGDPPHGPGEEPSIPRGRGSDTELPHRLPVRQRVLHPFSLCSQRSHGQYAPSTIRYAPAERTNALPLHPGLSTTSLLRMTAHVNSDLLDPTVKCKN